Part of the Vitis vinifera cultivar Pinot Noir 40024 chromosome 13, ASM3070453v1 genome is shown below.
atggttcgcgaatcagagttgaaatgaagaagttagagccattggaagcagatcactctaagctgaaggcctatttcgcagggctgcgaaatcagcctttggatgcgaaatgatttcgcagccatcttgttcatctgcgaaatttcgcagccattttgtgcgcctgcgaaattctcttgagtgcttccagatatttgcgaccgacattttttgatattttgcttcagatatttgatgtctaaatcccaattctctccttgtaatccaccaattataggattccttagttgttaagcaagaacaCAAGGGTAAACAACCTCTTATATATTGTTTtgcaattttcattttatcactctcaggagcttgttctcaaagaatcaactttttgtatagtttgaaaggaagtaaaatacagagctttgctctgccttaccttctcactttgattgtatttttcattcactagccaaacaagctctgaggatgtttcttcAGAGGATGGGTGGCTAGGCTtgttgtttcttggagctaaggtagccggggaaagggccgaatgcaagaattggtagttttgttgtttcagctgttaatgaagagaaagtgtaacccgtttatgatttctatgtttttagttaacctaaaacgccttcaattcacctgagccaacacttggtaaggcaagtgatctccgtccatggagatgcactagtttacctcttgcgagcttttgggaggtgacctGAAGGTAGGagtttctagaattgccaacacttggtaagcttttggactctcaggaggcatccattagttatctcttgcgagcttgagaagggaagtccaaggttaatgatcaccttgaatggcaaatgctaggtgagaggcacgagccattgcaagttgcatcagtgagagggaattaaagctgaaatccatttaagggatgcatctgtacaacaccgattagagaattgactatatgttaattctctaatgcgaggaaatgaaccaagtgaccgaagctctgctttttgcatgaggaacctcccctgtgaacctaaacctctaaggaaagtttttctttataaagtaattcccattactttctttttagttagcttgaaaccaaacctttttcaaccaaagtttatgttttcttttgaaactaaccttgaaatgaaaaggcaccaattcaactttgaattggtatcagttgtaagttgaaaacccttcccagtgaacgatcctagagccactatgctatactagcttatgctatcctagtgcatggtgatataggttataaattttgttgattactcccatcaggggaccaaaatcaaggtacaccagctgggaaaacacgaatcaaatggcatcattgccggggaaggtgccaacttcacagtgatataatttcagagtacttgtgattttcatcacaagtttagtaatttttctttcattttattaactCTTTCACTCtcttcttttacttgttcacactttaacatatcttttatttaagttttagttcattttaatctttttgtagtcttgttttcttttgtttttcttttgtttttcttttggttacagttgatactagttgtgtatgccaaattgggtACGAGATAGtagaggaaggcttgttaaacgtgatacacctcataacaaggaattggaattgagtttgaaaatcatggaagctacacctgaagatcagcatagtcaccatggtcaccaggacaatcccaatgctttcagatcaatgagggaccgcatgcatccacctcgtatgagtgcaccatcatgtatagtgccccctacagagcaactagtgatcagaccgcatattgttccacttctaccaactttccatgggatggaaagtaagaatccctatgcacatatcaaggaatttgaagaagtttgtaatacattccaagaaggaggagctttaatcgacttgatgaggcttaagttatttcctttcactttaaaggataaggccaagatttggcttaattcttttaggccaaggagtattcgtatttggactgatttacaagctgaattcctcaagaagttttttcctactcacagaacaaatggcttgaaaagacaaatctcaaacttctcagctaaagagaatgagaaattctatgagtgttgggatagatacatggaagccattaatgcttgtcctcaccatggttttgatacatggctattggtgagctatttctatgatgggatgtcttcctcaataaAGCAACTccttgagacaatgtgtggaggagatttcatgagtaagaatccggaggaagctatggatttcttgagttatgtggctgaagtttcaagaggatgggatgaaccaaacaaaggagaagtgggaaagatgaaatctcaaccaaatgcttcTAATACTAAGGTTGGGATGTACactttgaatgaagatgttgatatgaaagcaaagtttgcagctatgacaagaagattggaggagttagaactgaaaaagatgcatgaagtgcaagttgtTGCTAAAACACCAGTGCAAATACAGCAGCCGTGTCCTATttttcaatcttatgaacacttggtggaggagtgccctacaattccagctgtAAAGGAGATGTTTggggatcaagcaaatgttattggacaattcaagcccaataccAACGCTCCGTATGGAAacacctacaactcaagttggaggaatcatccaaatttctcatggaagccaagagcacctcaatACCAACAActggctcaaccatctcaacaagcttcaagccttgaacaagtaatagtgaatctcagcaaggttgtgggagattttgttggagaccaaaaagccatcaatgctcaactcagtcaaagaattgacagtgtagagaatatattgaataaaaggatggatgggatgtaaaatgacttatctcaaaagatagataatcttcagtactcaatctcaaggctcactaacttgaacacagtgcaagagaagggtagatttccttctcaacctcaccaaaaccccaagagtatccatgaagtggaaactcatgaaggagaatcttcacaggtgagagatgttaaagctttgatcactctaaggagtggtaaaaaggttgagttaccaatacccaagccatatgtggaggaagaagaagaagaagagacaaagaagagggaggaaatcaaaggaaagaaggaagataccaatgaaaggaaagaggaccatgatccAATACTGAATGCAAATTCGAAGAAAATGCTTATTAAAgaagaaatgttgaagaagcacgcctctcctccttttcctcaagctttgcatgggaaaaaggggattagaaatgcataagagattcttgaagtgttgagacaagtgaaagtcaatattccattgctggatatgattaaacaagttccaacatatgcaaaattcctaaaggatttgtgtactatcaaaagagggttgaatgtgaacaagaaagccttcttgactgagcaagtaagtgctatcatacaatgcaaatctcctttgaagtacaaagatccgggatgtcctaccatttcagttatgataggaggaaaggtagtggagaaagctttgttagacttgggagcaagtgtgaatttgctaccatactctgtctacaagcaattgggacttggtgaattgaagcctacttcaatcactctatctctagcagatagatcagtgaaaattccaaggggggtaattgaagatgtcttagttcaagttgataatttctactatccagtagattttgttgttcttgatacggaccccATTATCAAGGAAGCAAATtttgttcctatcatccttggaaggccattccttgctacctcaaatgcaatcatcaactgtaggaatggacttatgcaacttaCTTTTGGCAATatgacacttgagctcaatatcttttatatgtctaaaaagcaaatcactccggaagaagaagaaggtccagaagaggtatgcattattgacactctagtggaggagcactgtaatcagaatatgcaagataagttgaatgaaagtcttggggatcttgaagaagggttgcttgaaccctctgatgtgcttgtcactctacaaggttggaggaggagagaagagattctGCCtctgttcaataaagaggaggcacaaaAAGCTGATAAAGAAGAGACCctaaagctcaatttgaagcctttgcccatggagttgaaatacacaTACCTGGAAAAGAATCAacaatgccctgttgttatatcttcatctcttactagtcCCCAGGAGAagtgtctacttgaagttctcacgaggtgtaagaaagcaataggatggcaaatatctgacttgaaaggcattagtcctttggtttgtacacatcatatatacatggaggaagaagctaaaccaattcgtcaacctcaaagaagattgaatcctcatttgcaagaggtggtgcgagttgAAGtgttgaagctacttcaagcaggtattatctacCCAATATCtaacagcccttgggtgagtcctactcaagtggtaccaaagaagtcagggattactgtggttcaaaatgaaaaaggagaagaaatcactacacgcctcacttcaagttggagggtgtgtattgattatagaagattgaatgttgtgacaagaaaagatcattttccattgccttttattgatcaagtcttggagagagtctctggccatcctttttattgtttcttggacgggtactccggatattttcaaattgaaattgatgttgaagatcaagagaagactacttttacatgtccatttggaacatatgcctacagaagaatgccttttggtttatgcaatgcacctgtaacattccaaagatgtatgctaagtatctttagtgatatggtggagcgaattatggaggttttcatggatgacatcaccatatatggaggtataTTTGAAGAATgtttagtcaacttggaagcggttcttaaaagatgcattgagaaggacttggtgctcaactgggagaaatgccattttatggtacatcaaggaattgtccttggccatatcatctccaagaaaggcattgaagttgataaagcaaaggtggaacttattgtcaaattgtcgCACCCAACAACTGTAagaggagtaaggcaattccttggccatgcagggttctataggagatttataaaagatttctctaatctttcaaaacctctttgcgaacttttggctaaggatgctaagtttatatgggatgaaaggtgtcagaagagttttgatcaattgaagcaattttttacaaccactccaatagtgagggctcctaactggcaattaccttttgaagtaatgtgtgatgccagtgactttgctataggagctgtggttggccaaagagaagatggaaagccctatgtgatctactatgcaagcaagacattgaacgaagctcaaaggaactacacaactacagagaaagaattgttagctatagtgtttgccttagacaagtttcgtccTTATCTGGTAGGGTcgttcatcattgttttcactgaccattcagccttgaagtatttattgacaaaacaAGATGCCAAAgaaaggttgattagatggattctcttattACAAGAGTTTGATCTTCAAATcagggataagaaaggagtggagaatgtggtggctgaccacctttcaaggttagtcatagcacacaattcccatgtcccacctattaatgatgattttcctgaggaatcacttatgttgctaacaaaaactccttggtatgctcatattgctaactatctagttactggtgaagttccaagtgagtggaaagcacaagacaggaagcacttctttgcaaaaattcatgcttattattggcaagaacctttcctttttaagtattgtgcagatcaaataataaggaagtgtgtccctgaagaagagcaacaaggaatcctcagccattgccatgagagtgcatgtggaggccactttgcctctcagaaaacagccatgaaggtgttgcaatcagggtttacttggccatcacttttcaaagatgcccacatcatgtgtaggagctgtgatcgatgccaaaggcttgggaagctaacaagaaggaatcaaatgcctatgaaccccattctaatagttgatctctttgatgtttggggcattgacttcatggggcctttcccaatgtcttttggtaactcttatatcttggtgggggtgaattatgtttctaaatgggttgaggcaatcccctgtaaacacaatgatcacaaggtggttctcaagtttcttaaagagaacatcttctcaagatttggggtgcccaaagccataatcagtgatggaggtactcatttttgcaacagaccttttgaaaccctattagccaagtatggagtgaagcataaggtagctacaccttatcaccctcagacttccgggtAAGTtaagctagcaaacagggaaatcaagaatatattgatgaaggtggtgatcacgagtagaagagattggtctattaagcttcatgattcattataggCATATcgaacagcttacaagactattcttggcatgtctccatATCGCCTTGTTTGTggtaaagcatgccatctccctgtggaagttgaatataaggcttggtgggcaatcaagaaattaaacatggacttgattagAGCCAgagcaaagaggtgcttagaccttaatgagatggaggaattaagaaatgatgcttacatcaattccaaagttgcaaaacagaggatgaagaggtggcatgatcaattaatctctaacaaagaattccggaaagggcaaagagtcttactctatgattcaaggctccatatctttcctgggaagctcaagtcaaggtggatatgtcctttcattattcaccaagtgcatcccagtggagtggtggaattactgaattccaatTGTATTGACACTTTCAAGGTCAATGGTCATCGGctcaagccattcatagagccattcaagcaagagaaggaggaaatcaacctccttgagccacagaaagcctAATAAGAAAAGGGTTTGATgggcttggtttcaccaaagtccatatttttgtttaagtttattaatttaaaagctttattaattctttttattttaattttggtctaaAGTTTTGTTAAATATATGTAACTTCACttttttgaatgatcttttgtaggaggaattgcaaagaaaatgaaggaaggtCTCAGGGAGCCAAAAGGAGCTCAGAACCAAGAAATTTTAGTgatctgcgaaatttcgcagcccaaaataGGCCCCTATGAAAATGGCCATCTACTgcaaaatgatttcgcagcccttagGTGCCCGCTGCGAAATCAAGGTTTGGCTGCAAAAATAGCCCTccgctgcgaaatgatttcgcagcccaacaCACCCCTctacgaaaattttcgcagctgcgaaaccccctcttggcacacgagtgccatttcgcagcacagtaactcCATTTCGTAGCTACGAAACAGCTGCGAAATCCCCAAAGCGTGAAATCTCCAATTTTCGCAGCCATAGCCTCATTTCGTAGGGTGTTTTGCAGCTGTgaaacacccctttggcacacgagtgccatttcgcagcataGTAGCcctatttcgcagctgcgaaatgggctgcgaaaaggGGGCCTCCTCTACGAAAATGCCCTTTCGTTGCGAAATCCGTCATCGGCTGTGAAAATTAAAACGACTCTTAGCATTCAAGTTTTAATggtataaattccaaatttctaataaaatcggtcatttgaacttcaaacAAGTGCCAGAGAAGACCAAAAGCAGAGTAACCTTCCATCTTCTCCCTCTCGTCTGAACCTAAGCCGCATGCACCTCCGTCCATCTCCTCCGGTCAGCCATGGCAAGAACCCGAGTAGCTCAGTCCTCCTCTCCGTCAAGCCGCAAGAGAGCTACGCCAAAGACCCCTGTCCAAGGCTCCACTTCTGAGCCTCCGCGACCACCGCGCGTCCCACCTCCAGTTGAGGGCGCACCGATGAGTCCTCCGGTCAGGCGCTATCTGACAAGGGCAAGTAACCAGCCACCCAAGAAAAAAGCCAAGGTATCTGAACCAGCGTTAATTGATTTATCAGAGCCAGAAGAGCCATCCTTAGAGCCTCAGCCGTCTCAGCCACCGCCTCCAGATTCTCAGATTCCCTCCGGTATGGCTCCTGAGGTGCTTATTAGGCGTCCCATGCTCACTCAGCCGCCCATTGAGGGTAATTTGGATTGCAGGgctaggccattccactccgagctctGTTTTGACGCAGCCACTTTCAGACTTCAGCCCGAGCTCAGGGACTCCTTCCATCTGCTCCAgaggtatcatatggagcatTTGCTGACTCctagggattttttctatcacCGTGTAGCaatggatttttatcaatccatgacCACACACCATGTCCGAGAgcctactgtcatccacttcaccatagacGGACGTCATGGTATTCTGGGAGCTAGACATATAGCAGAGGCATTGCGTATTCCCTATGAGCCAGCCAGTCTAGAGGATTATCGAGTCTGGACTCATCCTTCCCAGAGCTAGATAGTTCGTATTCTGACCAGAGGGGCATCCACACACCAGTATCTGATGAGGAAGGAGCTCCCTCTTAGCATGTTTTTCATAGATGCACTACTGCGCCATAACATCTTTCCACTTCAGCACTGGGTGCAAAGGAGAGGAGTGTTGCTAGAGGCATTGTTCCGGATAtctgagggattcttctttggccctcatcatctcattatggcCGTTTTTCtatactttgaagagaaggtccataagAAGAAGCTGCTCAGAGCCAATGCTATTCCACTTCTGTTCCCCAGATTGTTATGTCAgattctggagcacttggggtATCCATCTCAGCCTCAACTTGAGCGTAAACGCATTTGTCGAAAggtattcactctcgacaaatggaagaATATGACAGCCTATAGTGCAGAGCTGGGTGCCCCAGCTGGAGTAGAGCATCCAGAGATTCCACATCCAGAGCAGCCAGAGGAGCCACAGCCCATAGAGACACCAACTGACAAGAAAGCACCTGCCCCTGCAGTGCCCTCTACAGAGCCTACACCTAAGGTTGCACCCTCTGTTTCTCCTGCCACACCACGACCTCCCCCTGTTATTCCAACTACATCAGAGTCATCTTCTTCATTTGAGCCTAGGACTACCATATCCATTTCCGAGTACAGAGCTCTATGTCACACTTTGTAGGCATTGACCACTTCTCAGAGCATTCTTACTCAGGAGATGACAGCTCTTCGTGCTCATCAGGAGCAGATTATTGCCACTCAGACTCAGCATACTTCCATCCTGAGGCAGATTCAGCACCATCTGGGTATTCCATCAGCTCCTGAGCACTAGATGCCTGCCCCCTTAGAGCCCACAGAGCCGACTGCAGGAGACACAGAGACATCCACCTGAGACATTATCTTCACATCATCATCCTCCATCCATCTGATCATTTCCATAGTTTactttatgtattttatttatgcATTTTCGTATTATAGTAGCACTtgtaatcccatgcttttgatatgttatattgggattggttgtattacttATTTTCCTCTATAATGtactttcatgaagtaatacaaatctatcattTTTACGTACTtttggtattattttatttttattcctctactcatatccattattgtttttgaaacatgtggtttctcctaatCTACTCGAACttcatatcactcaggaggcaccacttcctccttgtaatttcaatcgctcataccacattgaggacaatgctcagcttGGTTGGAAGTTTTTATTGTTAAtactaagtattttggtaatttagtttagttttgtttatttggttaattttaaaatttttctccatggttattaaggaaaaattcgcaaattaaaataagagaaatcgaatctttgtttttacttgacttagagtttgtattatgcttactaaagttgatgaattgttgaaacttctattgaattcaaccttagttcttccactttaagctattcacacactgtgcacaataggttccgattataagatgagaaactatttccctcttgacttaggaaaatttagacttggtacctttgacctcatttaatagtgttaggacaccttgtaaaaggccaatgagtctttgaaaaaaagaaagaaagaaagaaagaaaatgtttgcttgccttaaaacccaagcaaggtctgagggtatacggtgaaaatctttaaagcttggtgccctaagccttaattggttgggagtcaccgacctcaatgctcgttaaaagggtgaataggtggagtttgaCATGCTGTaagtgcttgggtattaaaattcattctcaaaagtccggggtaaaatccgaggagttagtggttgaaagatccttaaaacttgatgccctaaaccttaattggttgggagtcatcgatggacccccattacatggacaatttaggaAAGAATACCCTTAAGCCTCGTACTCCTACagtgaaaagaattgtaaaataaaagggtgcgttcttagcctattgaaattggtcagtttgctaagtgttgaaaaagaactaggttggggggagagattagtttaacaTACTATTTTCAGAAGctatcaagtaacacttagattcttgtggaagagtaagtttgagtcctttggaagtggaaatgactttaaagcttcaatttgcataataccttctctttatgaattgtgataaggtaaagtatttgataactcttgttgaaatttgagtttcatatctttaatgtcccatgtgagagtttgatcatcatgccacttaaaattttttgaagtgatcagcatgatgttttaaattatagtactttttatttttatttttctctccttcattgctaagggactagcaatatgtcggttgggggaagtgattactactcaaaaagagctatttgatagcttgtaattaactcttttaaacacttttgagtagtagttgttaccttttaacccaattaacatattaaggacctttgcaatcacttctaatcactttgtgtaagttttggtgtttttgttagtaatttgatcaccaaagcaatccaagtttgaggagagttatttggaatccatggcaaagcaatggaaagctcagaaacataaagagccaaagctttgaagctttaaagtcctttgccataagcaatccggaatgcaaggaggggaagtaaagagaatatctgccatgaagcattcttgatgacagtcatttcagccacttttggagcactttctgaagtcctatttatacatgctatatgtcgtttcgaagatcatgaagtcaaaaatccaatgcttcaaacagtttgtgaattggagttgaaatgaagaagttagagccattggaagcagatcactccaagctgaaggccaatttcgtagggctgcgaaatcagcctttggctgcgaaatgatttcacagccatcttgttcgtctgcaaaatttcatagccattttgtgcgcatgcgaaattctcctgagtgcttctagatatttgcgaccgacattttttgatattttgcttcagatatttgatgtctaaatcccaattctcttcttgtaatccaccaattataggattccttagttgttaagcaagaacaCAAGGGTAAACAACctattatatattgttttgtaattttcattttatcactctcgggagcttgttctcagagaatcAACTTTTTGTGTagtttgaaaggaagtaaaatatagagctttgctctgccttaccttctcactttgattgtatttttcattcactagccaaacaagctctgaggatgtttcttcagagaatgggtggctaggcttgttgtttcttggagctaaggtagccggggaaagggccgaatgcaagaattggtagttttgttgtttcagctgttaatgaagagaaagtgtaacccgtttatgatttctatgtttttagttaacctaaaaagccttcaattcacctgagccaacacttggtaaggcaagtgatcttcgaccatggagatgcactagtttacctcttgcgagcttttgggaggtgatctgaaggtaggattttctagaattgccaacacttggtaagcttttggactctcaggaggcatccattagttatctcttgcgagcttgagaagggaagtccaaggttaatgatcaccttgaatggcaaatgctaggtgagaggcacgagccattgcaagttgcatcagtcaGAGGGAATTaaaagctgaaatccatttaagggatgcatctgtacaacaccgattagagaattgactatatgttaattctctaatgcgaggaaatgaaccaagtgaccgaagctctgttttttgcatgaggaacctcccctgtgaacctaaacctccaaggaatgtttttctttataaagtaattcccattagtttctttttagttagcttgaaaccaaacctttttcaaccaacgtttatgttttcttttgaaactaaccttgaaatgaaaaggcaccaattcaactttgaattggtatcggttgtaagttgaaaacccttcccagtgaacgatcctagagccactatgctatactagtgcatggtgatataggttataaattttgttga
Proteins encoded:
- the LOC104881221 gene encoding uncharacterized protein LOC104881221 — protein: MAVFLYFEEKVHKKKLLRANAIPLLFPRLLCQILEHLGYPSQPQLERKRICRKVFTLDKWKNMTAYSAELGAPAGVEHPEIPHPEQPEEPQPIETPTDKKAPAPAVPSTEPTPKVAPSVSPATPRPPPVIPTTSESSSSFEPRTTISISEYRALCHTL